From Cricetulus griseus strain 17A/GY chromosome 1 unlocalized genomic scaffold, alternate assembly CriGri-PICRH-1.0 chr1_0, whole genome shotgun sequence, a single genomic window includes:
- the LOC100763734 gene encoding developmental pluripotency-associated protein 2-like — MSLSSQDAHELPHKQYFKEEFDEDEIILALVPATEEEEEITGLPTESVWSTMDHRPPVPPMTSEVSKPEATKLKPRHPSLPSILPPITEVSQNTLREWCRFCNLSTDGKKVEVYLRLQQHSYSDQQCLVPQNSLEAKMKPKSKMVKKEPTKITIKGLRPQDTGIVEVMTPRRESILAAWGRITNRASLPMVANRQPLPSNVKAFLPPAPGVRWCVVEGKVLPANKTGWVRLQMKTGHTWVPDSPQRMILLFLLPACVLPEPGVEDNLLCPECVERNRRLMRNFKRDKRNKKKHKILPSNLPP, encoded by the coding sequence ATGTCACTCTCCAGCCAGGATGCCCACGAGCTCCCCCATAAGCAATATTTTAAGGAAGAATTTGATGAAGATGAGATAATTTTAGCGCTGGTCCCGGctactgaggaggaggaggagatcaCCGGACTACCAACAGAATCAGTTTGGTCAACCATGGATCACAGGCCACCAGTTCCCCCTATGACATCTGAGGTTAGCAAACCCGAAGCAACAAAGCTAAAACCTCGCCACCCGTCTCTGCCGAGCATCCTGCCTCCCATAACTGAGGTGTCCCAGAACACACTGAGGGAATGGTGTCGATTTTGTAACTTGAGCACTGATGGCAAGAAGGTGGAGGTCTACCTGAGACTCCAGCAGCACTCATATTCGGACCAACAATGTCTTGTTCCCCAAAACTCCCTTGAGGCCAAAATGAAGCCAAAATCTAAGATGGTCAAAAAAGAACCTACCAAGATAACCATTAAAGGACTTAGGCCTCAGGATACCGGCATTGTGGAAGTTATGACTCCACGAAGGGAATCCATACTTGCTGCCTGGGGAAGAATTACTAACAGAGCTAGTCTGCCTATGGTTGCCAATCGCCAACCTCTTCCCTCCAATGTGAAGGCCTTTCTGCCACCAGCCCCGGGAGTCAGGTGGTGTGTTGTGGAAGGCAAAGTGCTCCCTGCAAATAAGACTGGCTGGGTGCGTCTGCAGATGAAAACTGGTCACACCTGGGTTCCAGACAGTCCCCAAAGAATGATCCTACTCTTTCTATTACCAGCATGTGTCTTACCAGAGCCAGGAGTAGAAGATAACTTGCTGTGTCCAGAATGTGTGGAAAGAAATAGGAGATTAATGAGGAATTTTAAGAGAGACAAAcgcaacaaaaagaaacacaaaattctACCTTCAAATTTGCCACCTTGA